The following proteins are co-located in the Callithrix jacchus isolate 240 chromosome 10, calJac240_pri, whole genome shotgun sequence genome:
- the LOC103796309 gene encoding uncharacterized protein LOC103796309, with amino-acid sequence MLCSLLFSLLSPGLEEHSLPGSGLAGLLSPSEGWAQETRNKRRRPCCCRCGNRGSCSPGGSRLGAPTLPREAYVGPAPPSPRPGQRWPELPPQQATIPPLPNSFRQEEGARQVVLAVRGPGVSTRREVRARGSGLSSGSPGTAAISPAPGLPKSLLQCLGIHGLKPLTHSYSSSDIRWALHPQNQSFRDSTEAGALEVGPRKDLGRGEQARLVGAPHPSKAYRWVSLGRGGYLEVGRAGPRLADRVLMEWGAAGATLIWEDQAFRSLFIPANLGEGPDTHSHASSEGRLGHFQGGAGPALPSCQGGGCW; translated from the exons ATGCTctgctctcttctcttttccttgctGTCCCCGGGGCTGGAGGAGCACAGCCTCCCCGGGAGCGGCCTTGCTGGACTCCTGTCGCCTTCTGAGGGCTGGGCCCAGGAGACCAGAAACAAGAG GCGCCGGCCTTGCTGCTGCCGATGTGGAAACAGGGGCAGCTGCAGCCCGGGCGGCTCCAGGCTGGGCGCCCCGACCCTGCCTAGAGAGGCCTACGTGGGCCCAGCACCCCCAAGCCCCAGACCCGGGCAGCGGTGGCCCGAGCTTCCCCCACAGCAGGCCACCATCCCTCCCCTCCCTAACAGCTTCCGCCAAGAGGAAGGGGCCAGGCAGGTGGTCCTGGCGGTCAGAGGTCCAGGGGTGAGCACTAGGCGGGAAGTCAGGGCACGTGGCTCTGGTCTCAGCTCTGGCTCTCCAGGCACTGCTGCCATCTCACCTGCTCCAGGCCTGCCTAAATCTTTGCTGCAGTGCCTCGGCATCCATGGTCTAAAACCCCTCACCCATTCCTACTCCAGTTCTGACATTCGTTGGGCTTTGCATCCCCAAAACCAAAGCTTTAGGGACAGCACAGAGGCTGGGGCCTTGGAGGTGGGACCTCGTAAAGACCTTGGCAGAGGGGAACAGGCGAGGCTGGTGGGGGCCCCACACCCAAGCAAGGCTTACAGGTGGGTGTCTCTGGGTAGAGGGGGTTACCTAGAGGTGGGAAGAGCAGGCCCACGTTTGGCAGACAGGGTGCTGATGGAATGGGGGGCGGCAGGGGCCACCCTGATCTGGGAGGACCAGGCTTTTAGGAGCCTCTTTATTCCTGCAAACCTTGGGGAAGGGCCTGACACCCACTCACACGCTTCCTCAGAAGGAAGACTCGGTCATTTCCAGGGTGGGGCAGGCCCAGCCCTTCCCAGCTGCCAAGGAGGTGGGTGCTGGTGA